The following DNA comes from Cedecea neteri.
AATTTCCGCGAGTGGGGTTGCATCCAGGTAGGACTCATCGCCGCTAACCTGACGCTTGTAACGCTGATCGGAACTGCACGCCGCTAACAGCATGGCGAGCGAAACAACAGCAACTTTTGCCACCGTCGACTTCTGTACTGAGTAAGCCATCAAATCTCCCTAAGCTTTACAGCAGACCGGCATGCTTAAGCGCGCTGATAATCACCGGGCGACTGGCGTCGGTCAGCGGCGTCATCGGCAGGCGTAAGGTATCGGTTGCCACAAGACCCAACTCCCTCGCGGCCCATTTCACCGGAATAGGGTTAGGTTCTACAAACAATTTATGGTGCAGCGGCATCAGACGCTGGTTAATTTCGCGAGCCTGTGCAAATTGCCCTGAGGTGGCCAGTTTACACATTTCTGCCATTTCACGCGCGGCTACGTTTGCGGTTACGGAAATCACGCCGTGGCCGCCAAGCTGAATGAAGTCCAGCGCGCTGGCGTCATCACCGCTCACCAGGATGAAGTCATCTTCAACCAGCTCTTTGATCTGGTTTACGCGGCTTAAGTTCCCGGTGGCTTCTTTGATACCGATAATATTTTTGATTTTCGCCAGGCGGCCAACAGTTTCCGGCAGCATGTCACAGCCGGTACGCGACGGCACGTTATACAGCATCTGCGGCAGATGGGTGCTTTCAGCAATCGCTTTAAAGTGCTGGAACAGCCCTTCCTGAGTAGGACGGTTGTAATACGGGGTGACCGTCAGGCAGCCCACAATGCCGCTGTCCTGCAGGTGATGCGTCAGGGAAATTGCTTCGGAGGTGGCGTTAGCCCCGGTACCGGCAATGATCGGGATACGCCCGTCCGCCAGTTCCACGGTAAGCTTCACTACGTCGACGTGTTCGTCGTGGCTTAAGGTAGCCGATTCGCCGGTAGTCCCTACCGAGACAATCGCCGATGTTCCGCTGGCGACATGGTAATCAATCAGTTTTTTCAGGCTGGACCGGCAGACATTACCTTTCTCATCCATCGGCGTAATTATCGCGACAACACTTCCCGTAAACATTAGCCACCCTCTGTGCAAACATGTTCTCCAATGTTACGTTTGGTGCCATAGCAAAAGCAAGCCGCCAGAAGGCGCTAAGCGGTTGGCAGCTTACTTTTTTTATGCTTTCCTAATGTGAATCTCACCGATTGACAGGAAGAACACGTTTGACACCCTCATCACACCATTATTTGGTTATCACAGCCCTGGGGGCGGACCGTCCGGGTATCGTCAATACCATCACTCGTCACGTAAGCAGCTGCGGCTGTAATATCGAAGACAGCCGTCTGGCGATGCTGGGTGAAGAGTTCACCTTTATCATGCTGCTTTCCGGCACCTGGAACGCGATAACCCTGATCGAATCCACTCTGCCGCTGAAGGGCGCCGAACTCGATCTGTTAATTGTGATGAAACG
Coding sequences within:
- the dapA gene encoding 4-hydroxy-tetrahydrodipicolinate synthase, which translates into the protein MFTGSVVAIITPMDEKGNVCRSSLKKLIDYHVASGTSAIVSVGTTGESATLSHDEHVDVVKLTVELADGRIPIIAGTGANATSEAISLTHHLQDSGIVGCLTVTPYYNRPTQEGLFQHFKAIAESTHLPQMLYNVPSRTGCDMLPETVGRLAKIKNIIGIKEATGNLSRVNQIKELVEDDFILVSGDDASALDFIQLGGHGVISVTANVAAREMAEMCKLATSGQFAQAREINQRLMPLHHKLFVEPNPIPVKWAARELGLVATDTLRLPMTPLTDASRPVIISALKHAGLL